In Humulus lupulus chromosome 7, drHumLupu1.1, whole genome shotgun sequence, the following are encoded in one genomic region:
- the LOC133792794 gene encoding biogenesis of lysosome-related organelles complex 1 subunit 1: MYPPSPLATARTRVGSFSDVDLSGLESSLLQLVQDHHQSSLRLRELTEKAKKDAIKNAARVSDLLVDAVNGGVQECFVNEKRIELEIRALTATITRFMKQTDQWLTATHAFNTAVKEIGDFENWMKTMEFDCKSVVAAIHNIHQE, encoded by the exons ATGTATCCGCCGAGTCCTCTTGCGACGGCGCGTACGCGCGTGGGATCTTTCTCTGACGTCGACCTCAGTGGACTGGAATCGTCTTTGCTGCAATTAGTCCAAGATCACCATCAATCCTCTCTCAGACTCCGTGAACTTACTG aGAAGGCGAAGAAGGACGCGATCAAGAACGCCGCTAGGGTTTCGGATCTGTTGGTGGACGCAGTAAACGGCGGGGTTCAAGAATGCTTTGTCAATGAGAAGCGAATTGAGCTTGAAATCAGGGCTTTGACAGCCACCATTACTCGATTCATGAAGCAGACCGATCAATGGCTCACTGCCACCCACGCTTTCAATACCGCCGTTAAG GAAATTGGAGACTTTGAGAATTGGATGAAAACCATGGAATTTGATTGTAAAAGCGTTGTTGCAGCTATCCACAATATTCATCAAGAATGA